The genomic region ACAGGAGCCCTTCCCGCCACCTTCATAGCCCTAGAAAAGGCCCTAGGCAAGAAATTGAGTTCATTACCGTTTGAGCCTCAGTAGTACTCTGAATCGATGCGTTTTGCGTGGTGAACTCGTGCTCACAACCAGGGCCACAGTCGTTGCTGTCTCTAGATCACGAAATCACATCGTAAGGTAAGTTTAGCGTGCATCTATCAAAATATTTAACATATATTGTCTAACATATCGCACATGAAGATCGTTGTTATAGAGGACGATGTTTACAGGAAACTTGTGGAGATAAAAGGAGACAAGAGCTTTAGTGAAATTATAGAGAACTTGATTGAAGAATTGAAAGTGGCTAGAAATAAGAGACTAATGAAGTTTTTTGGTATATTGAAGGAAGATGAGGCCAAACAGTTAGAGGAAGATGTTAGGAGTGTCAGGGAAGAGTTTTAAAATAAGATTTACGAATAAAGACCTTCAAAAATTACATTTATCCTTTAGATCGCTCGAGATTATTGCAAATTTGAAGTCTGAGATATCTAGAACATGCGATAAATTGATCAAGTCTATCTTCTAGTTAATAACGGAAGTATCACGAGTCGTTCTGATTTTACATGAACTCGAGTTAATTCCCTTAACCTTCCCCTCCCGATCACGCGAAGTTTACGGTTAGGAGATCCATTTAATATCTTCATGGCTTTACTTACTATTCCTTTTCGGAGTTCTAAATTCCTTCGTCTAGTCTCCTATTATTTATGTCAGGATAATGAGAATTGACAACTTTTCGTTAAACATGAGCAAAGTTTAATATTTACGATGAAGATATTGTCAGGAAAGGCGGATTTGTTGATATTCGACGAAATTTCAAGGGACATAGTTAGACTTCTTCACTTCCCCGGTGATGAGATTGCGTTTCATTATCCCACGCCCTCTAGGATATCCACTAAGCTCGGGCTGAACTTCAGTAAGGTGGAAAGGAGGCTCAAGGAGATGAAATCCTCCGGGTTTCTGTCAGAGAAGCTCTACATGGCCCTCAACCTTGATTACCTAGGCCTCTCTAAGTATATTCTCTTGGCCATGGCCCCCACGCGTGAGGTGATGGCGATCTACGATCGTGTGAAGGGTGATCCCCCAACGTTCCTGGAGAGTTTCTACAGAACCAACGTCGGTCCTCCCTCGGACACCTCCCTAGTGGTTATGGAGGTTGTGTCTGAAGAGGGAACGTTGAAGGAGAAGCTAGAGTACATGTCCCTCAAGTACAAGATAGACGTTCTAGACAATACCGTAACCAAGGCCAGTTACGTATCAGTTAAACCTGAGACCCATCACGAGGAAGTCGTCCTTTCCAACCTGAGAAGGAAAGACTCCCTAGAGCGAAAGATTCTGAGGGTGCTCTGGGATGATACCTCCCTTACCGTCCCCATGATAGCTGAAAAGGTTATACAAGGAGAGGGTAAAAGCAAGTATAGGACGGTGAAGAGGGCCCTGGACTCCATGGTGAAGCTAAGGGTCTTTTGGCTCTATCCGCAACTGGACTCGACCAAGTTAACGGGTAAAACCATGTTTGCCCTAACCGTTATTTGTGACGATGAGAAGAAGGTAGAAACCACGAACAAGGTTCTAAGGCTTCTCTCTGACAATTACATAATGTTCAGGGACTATTATAGGGGAATGATTCCCATTGGTTGCGTTTACGAGAATCGTGATGAGTACATTAACCTATTGCAAAGACTAAACGAGTCCCACATAGATTACATGGTTTATGAGGACTTTTACGGATTCTCTACGGGGAAATGGCCCATTCCCGAGTAATTAGTGTGTTAATCATAAAATATTTAATGTTCCTCCGAACACGTAATGCATGCAAAGGGACGTCTTTTTATTAATGATCTCGAGGGTTGCAAGGAGCTTCGCAGCGGGTCTTCTTGCTGTCATTGTGGGGTTGTATTACGTTCATGTACTTCACTTGTCGCTTCTCCAGGTAGGAATACTGTTTGGCGTTGGGGCGTTCGTCACCCCCCTCCTCACGTTGATCCTGGGATTCTACTCCGATAGGTATGGAAGAAAGAAAATATTGCTCATTACCCTCTCTTTCCTTCCCTTGTCCGTGTTGATTCTGCTCCTCACATCCAACTTCTTTCTACTCATGTTGTCCTCAGCCCTTGGCGGTTTCGGGATAGCGGGAGGTTTAGTCGGAGGAGGTGTAGGTGCAAGCGTCGCCCCCATGCAAACTGCCCTCCTCACCGAGAAGGTGAAGCCTGAGGAGAGAACGAAGATTTTTTCGTGGTTCACAATAATCTCCAGTTACGCAGGTTCCGCTGGAGCACTCCTGGCGAACGGTTCGAGTTACGAGGAGTTATTTATCATTTCTCTTCTAGTGTCGGGTCTCTCAGCCCTCGCGGTTATCCCTGTGAAGGAGAACTTCAAGCCGAGAAGGAAGGAGGAACCTAAGGCCGCAAGTAAAGATAACGATGTTATTAAGAAGTTTACCCTCACTGGGATTCTGAACGGGGTATCACAGGGGCTCATAGTCCCATTCATACCCATCATCTTTAGTGAGGTATACGGTCTATCACAGGGCTTCATTGGAGATCTCGTATCCCTGGGAGGGGTTATATCTGCGAGCGCCATGCTTGCCACTCCCGCGTTAACGGAGAGGCTGGGATTCGTGAGATTAATCATAATCACAAGGACAATATCTGCGGTCATGGTACTTCTTTTCCCCTTCCTTGGAGTGTGGTACCTTGCCTCCATAGACTATGTTCTGTTTACCCCACTTAGGGTTATAGCACTACCAGCCCAGCAGGCATTAATGATGAACCTGGTGGGAGAGGGTAGGAGGGCGACTGCCACAGGAGCTAATCAAGCTGGTAGACTCATACCCGCAGCTGCGTCAACTTCTCTCTCAGGCTACATAATGCATGCTCTCTCGTTTGCCATACCCTTCGAGGCGGCCTTTGTTGCCACAATTGTGAACTCGTTTCTCTATTTTAAGTTCTTCAGGGGTGTAGATAAGGCGGTAGCCGGGAAAGTCGTACTGTCGGAGGGATAGGAGTTCAGGTGCACGGAGGGTCTGAGATCCTGAAGAGGTCTCTAGTAAATCACGACGAGGAAACATAATCATGCCCGTCTCTCATCCTCCATGAAAGGCCTTGCCCTAAAATGGGCAGAGATATATTAACCCTACTAAGATCTTTTCTCAATGATACTTGCAGAGAACCTCACAAAGGTGTACGGGAAGAGGCCAGTTCTAGACTCGCTTAGCTTCCGCGTGGAGAAGGGTTCCATCACAGGGTTCATTGGCCCCAACGGAGCAGGGAAGACTACCACGATCAAGATAGTCACGGGGTTACTTAAGAGGACCTCAGGGAAAGTGGAGGTCATGGGAATGGATCCCTGGAACAACCCTAGGATCTACGAGAAGGTTGCAATCATCTTCACAAGTATATACCACCCCCAAGAGGTCAAGGTAAAGGAATATCTCCACGACGTGGGGAGAGTATACGAAAGGGATCCCAGGGACCTCATCGAGGAGTTTGGCCTAACTCCTCATCTGGACAAGAGGCTCTCCCAGCTCTCCTCAGGGCTGGCACAGAGGGTCCAGTTGGTCTCAGCACTCATAAGGGATCCAGATCTGATCGTCGCCGACGAACCGACGGCCAACTTGGATCCCAAGGCAAGACTCGAGTTCTATGACGTAGTCGGGAGACTTCACCGCAAGGGAGTGACCTTCTTCATTTCCTCCCACATCCTTTCTGAGCTCGAGAAAGTGATAACTCACGTGGTGTTCATCAATAGGGGAAGGGTCACCTTTTCGGGTACAATAAATCAAGCCCTCAAGGTCGAGGAGGGTGAGATCTACCTCCTCGTTGATGACCCGGAGAGGGCACTCCAAGTTCTCGGAAAGGGCGTGCTAGAGGGAGGCTACATAAAGGTGTTCGGGAACCTTCGTGAGGTCGTGGACCTCTTGGACGAGCATGGCATCAACGTGATCACTGTGAGGAGGTCGTCTCTAGATGAGGCATTCAAGAGGTTTTCAAATATTTAGGATAATTTTCAGGGAGAGGTACAGGGAACCTACCCTGGAACTCGTGGTGCCAACGATGCTGGTTGCCAATATCTTCTTGTCAGCGTTTTACGAGAGGGGAAACTTCAGTCTACTTGGGGTAGTCCTAGGTTTTACGCCTGTGATTAGCGTGTCCGAGACCCTGGCCTTTGCCCTTGGCTTGAGAAACGCCATTTTCGTCACTGGGGATCACGTTTACAAGGGAAGTATCATCTCCTTCCTTACAATGCCGGTGAGGAGGGAAATCCTCTTCGTCTACATCTACTTATCAGATGTAGTGTTGCCCTGGTTTCTCTGGCTATTGACCTCAGTCCTGTACTCCTCACTTTCGGGGATCCCGGTACCCTCACTGATCCTGGCAACCTTCACTGCAGGTTACTTCTTCTCGCTCAATGTGGTCCTGCTTCTCACGATACTCCTGAGGAGCCCAGGGGTAGCAACCTTAACCTCCATGTTCGTCCTAGGTTCAATCTTCGTGTTCGGAGGTGCACTTGGATATTACCAGATACTCGAGGGTAATACCTCCCTCCTCTACCTAAGTTCCTTTGCCAATCCCTACGTGCTTTGGATAGCCGATTCACTGGGAAAGAACCTAGTTCCGCAGATCGTTACTGGGATTTGGGCTGAGGCCTTCGTCGCAGTAATCACGCTTATGATAGCCTTCACGAAGTTTAGGGGGTTAGAGCCATGAAGATTGGAACTCTCCTTCTTGCGCTTGGAATTGCCGTTCTTGCCCTAGGTAGCGTGAGCATTAACGCCCACGTCAAGTATGACCTAACGCTAGGACCTCATCCCGTCAACCTCGTGGTTCCTCCCACTGCCACGGGGTCTATCTCGATAATCGAGAACGCAACTAACACCACAGTTTACGTCTTGATCAACCACGATGGGCAGAACGTGGTGAAGCTTCCATACTCCTCCGCCCTAACTCCTGGGAATTGGACTATTCAAGGATATAAGGAGGTAGTGGTTACGGTGGCCAAGGAGGTAATCACCCAGAACGAGACGCTGAAGTGCGGTAACGTTACAACACAAAGGGTTGTAAGTCACGTGGTCCAGAACGTCTCCAACAACGTCACATCCCCCGTCTACATTCACGTTGAGGTTGACAGAATGAATCTGGTTCAGGACCCAACACTGGTGGACGTAGCTGGAGGGATTCTAACAGCTCTCGGGATTACCCTTGCCATTCTCGAGAATCGTCGCTCATTTTAGTTTCGGTAATCCCTCTCTGAAAATTTAAACCGGGAAGAGGAAATTATGCCATGGGTAGAACAATTCCGTCATATACGGGATCGGTGGATAGGTTCATCTCGGAGTTGGAGAGGATATCGCAGAGGACTGGATACCTTGAGGACGTGCTCGCGGAGACCAAGAGGAGGATAAGGTACTTTCAGAACGCGTCCTACGACGAGAGTATAGATACTCAAACCCTGGTGTTAGTAGCAATGATATCGGTGATAGAGGATATGTGCAAGGGCAGGCTAAAGGACAGATCTCAGAACCCCAGCAATGTGGTGAATGGCTAGTTTACCGGCAGTTATCCACTCGTAGAAGGACAGGAAGCCGTGAATCATTCCTTGATATCTAACCAAGGTTGATACGTTTCCAGCCTCGTTTAGGGAGTGAGAGTAGGTCTCTCCCTGATCCCTTAGGGGATCATACTCTGCAGTGATCACCAGTGAGGGTGGGAGGTTATGTAGGTCAGCCAAGGCTGGAGAGGCGTAGGGGGATACCGCTTCCCTTCCAGAGGAGAAGTACATGGTCCCGAACCAGTTCATCATGGACCTGGTGAGGAAGTATCCCTCGCCGTACTCCCTGACGGATGGGGAGTTATCGACCATGTTCACTGCTGGGTAGATTAGGACCTGATAACTAACCAGTCCCTTACCCTGGTCCCTGTCCAGGAGGGACACCACGGCAGACAGGTTTCCTCCAGCACTATCCCCAGCCACGGCAAGTCTCGAGGTGTCGAGCCCCAGCTTGCCTCCGTTCTCCGCGATCCAGAGAAGCGCATCCCACGAGTCGTTGACTGCGGTGGGGAACTTGTGCTCAGGGGCGAGCCTATACTCCACGGAGATAACCGCAATCCCAGATTCCTTGGCAATAAGGGATGCGAGGCCGTCGTAGCTGTCAACGCTACCGAACACGAAGCCACCGCCGTGATAGTAAACAAGGACGGGTAAGTTTTCCTTACTTGAGGGGGTGTAGACCCTGGCCCTGATTCGTGCGTCCCTAGTGGGTATCTCAAGGTCCTCAACCCTCTCCAGGCTCTCCCTCCTCCCTGAGAAGGCTAAATCCCAGGCCTTCCTCAGCTCCTGCACGTTTCTGGAGAAGTCCTGGGGAGGTAGCTGGGAAAGTAATTTCTTTACCTCTGGATGTAGGGGCATATTAATAATGGGTAGACCTAGTTAATAACAACTGTCCTAAAGCCGGGGTGGGAAAGGCTCGTCACAACTCCTTCAGTATCTTATCCCTGACGAGCAAGGCCGAGAGTGTCACCATGGGAACTCCTATTCCAGGTTGGGTATATTGGCCCACGTAATACATGTTCCTGAGTTTCCTGTTCCTCATAGGTAACCTGAAGGGACCTGTCTGGTTCAGGGTGTGGGATAACCCAAAGGCAGTCCC from Metallosphaera sedula DSM 5348 harbors:
- a CDS encoding antitoxin VapB family protein, with the translated sequence MKIVVIEDDVYRKLVEIKGDKSFSEIIENLIEELKVARNKRLMKFFGILKEDEAKQLEEDVRSVREEF
- a CDS encoding MFS transporter — translated: MQRDVFLLMISRVARSFAAGLLAVIVGLYYVHVLHLSLLQVGILFGVGAFVTPLLTLILGFYSDRYGRKKILLITLSFLPLSVLILLLTSNFFLLMLSSALGGFGIAGGLVGGGVGASVAPMQTALLTEKVKPEERTKIFSWFTIISSYAGSAGALLANGSSYEELFIISLLVSGLSALAVIPVKENFKPRRKEEPKAASKDNDVIKKFTLTGILNGVSQGLIVPFIPIIFSEVYGLSQGFIGDLVSLGGVISASAMLATPALTERLGFVRLIIITRTISAVMVLLFPFLGVWYLASIDYVLFTPLRVIALPAQQALMMNLVGEGRRATATGANQAGRLIPAAASTSLSGYIMHALSFAIPFEAAFVATIVNSFLYFKFFRGVDKAVAGKVVLSEG
- a CDS encoding ABC transporter ATP-binding protein; this encodes MILAENLTKVYGKRPVLDSLSFRVEKGSITGFIGPNGAGKTTTIKIVTGLLKRTSGKVEVMGMDPWNNPRIYEKVAIIFTSIYHPQEVKVKEYLHDVGRVYERDPRDLIEEFGLTPHLDKRLSQLSSGLAQRVQLVSALIRDPDLIVADEPTANLDPKARLEFYDVVGRLHRKGVTFFISSHILSELEKVITHVVFINRGRVTFSGTINQALKVEEGEIYLLVDDPERALQVLGKGVLEGGYIKVFGNLREVVDLLDEHGINVITVRRSSLDEAFKRFSNI
- a CDS encoding alpha/beta hydrolase; protein product: MPLHPEVKKLLSQLPPQDFSRNVQELRKAWDLAFSGRRESLERVEDLEIPTRDARIRARVYTPSSKENLPVLVYYHGGGFVFGSVDSYDGLASLIAKESGIAVISVEYRLAPEHKFPTAVNDSWDALLWIAENGGKLGLDTSRLAVAGDSAGGNLSAVVSLLDRDQGKGLVSYQVLIYPAVNMVDNSPSVREYGEGYFLTRSMMNWFGTMYFSSGREAVSPYASPALADLHNLPPSLVITAEYDPLRDQGETYSHSLNEAGNVSTLVRYQGMIHGFLSFYEWITAGKLAIHHIAGVLRSVL